Proteins encoded in a region of the Patescibacteria group bacterium genome:
- the rsmH gene encoding 16S rRNA (cytosine(1402)-N(4))-methyltransferase RsmH: MKFEHVPVLSQEVLEYLDPKANENFIDCTLGGGGHAKEILKRTAPNGKLLGIDLDKEALGAARENLKEYQARITFINDNYKNLKQIIYDAGFNQIGGILLDLGLSSYELQDSGRGFSFKGSAYLDMRFGKTGLTAADILNSYKETELARIFKEYGEERHSMLIAREIVKARKQNKITKTDQLVALIAKVYANKPKPKNIHIATKIFQALRIEVNDELNGLKKVLPDALNALSKGGRLAVISFHSLEDRIVKEFFKREAKECICPPKLPVCQCGHQAQLKILTKKIITPTLAEIKINNRSRSAKLRAALKII, encoded by the coding sequence ATGAAATTTGAGCATGTGCCAGTTTTAAGCCAAGAAGTTCTAGAATATTTAGATCCCAAAGCTAATGAAAATTTTATAGACTGCACATTGGGCGGCGGCGGTCATGCCAAAGAGATATTAAAAAGGACTGCGCCTAATGGCAAACTGCTGGGTATTGATCTGGATAAAGAAGCCTTGGGAGCGGCTCGCGAAAATTTAAAAGAATATCAAGCAAGAATTACTTTCATCAATGATAATTATAAAAATCTAAAGCAAATAATATATGATGCAGGATTTAATCAGATTGGCGGCATTTTACTTGATCTTGGTTTATCCAGTTATGAGCTACAAGATTCAGGCAGGGGTTTTTCTTTTAAAGGATCTGCTTACCTAGACATGCGTTTTGGTAAAACCGGCCTGACCGCAGCAGATATTTTAAATAGTTATAAAGAAACAGAGCTGGCTAGAATATTTAAAGAATATGGCGAAGAACGCCATTCTATGCTAATTGCCAGAGAAATAGTCAAAGCACGCAAGCAGAATAAAATTACCAAAACAGATCAGCTGGTTGCTCTTATTGCCAAGGTTTATGCGAATAAGCCTAAACCGAAAAACATTCATATTGCCACCAAAATTTTTCAGGCTTTAAGAATAGAGGTAAATGATGAATTAAATGGTTTGAAAAAAGTCCTGCCGGATGCTTTGAATGCTTTATCAAAGGGCGGGCGCTTAGCAGTAATATCTTTTCATTCTTTGGAAGACAGAATTGTCAAAGAATTCTTTAAGAGGGAAGCCAAAGAATGCATTTGTCCGCCGAAACTGCCTGTTTGCCAGTGCGGACATCAAGCACAATTAAAAATTTTAACTAAAAAAATAATAACGCCGACTTTGGCAGAAATAAAAATAAATAACCGGAGCAGAAGCGCAAAACTGCGCGCCGCTCTGAAAATAATTTAA
- the mraZ gene encoding division/cell wall cluster transcriptional repressor MraZ encodes MFIGEYQHNLDEKGRLAIPAKFRAQLGKGAVVTKGVDNCLFLYTAEEWEKLATKLAALPISKANTRAFSRQMLAGAMDVQLDKQGRIILPEYLRKFAVIKKKAILAGLYNRLEIWDEDTWNKYKKGIEKESSDIAEALEGLDV; translated from the coding sequence ATGTTTATTGGAGAATATCAACATAATTTAGATGAAAAAGGCAGGCTGGCAATCCCAGCTAAATTTAGGGCGCAATTAGGCAAAGGAGCTGTAGTAACTAAGGGAGTAGATAATTGTTTGTTTTTATATACAGCGGAAGAATGGGAAAAATTGGCCACCAAATTAGCTGCCTTGCCAATCAGCAAAGCAAATACCCGCGCTTTTAGCCGACAGATGCTGGCAGGCGCCATGGATGTGCAATTAGACAAACAAGGCAGAATTATTTTACCTGAATATTTGAGAAAATTTGCAGTCATTAAAAAGAAAGCAATTTTAGCTGGTTTGTATAACCGCTTAGAAATCTGGGATGAGGATACTTGGAATAAATATAAAAAGGGCATTGAAAAAGAAAGTTCAGATATTGCTGAAGCGCTGGAAGGTTTGGACGTTTAA